A single Antechinus flavipes isolate AdamAnt ecotype Samford, QLD, Australia chromosome 5, AdamAnt_v2, whole genome shotgun sequence DNA region contains:
- the LOC127538652 gene encoding inter-alpha-trypsin inhibitor heavy chain H2-like → MKRLMGFLLFLLLSEARSLDLPTNGLPEFMDYEDLVELDPEKSFFPTENRRYQRSIFNDHELDEVMENVDDQITLYSYKVRSTVTSRVANTVVQSKVVNNSPDPQNVELEVQIPKGAFVTNFSM, encoded by the exons ATGAAACGGCTCATGggcttccttctctttttattacTTTCCGAAGCACGAAGCCTGGATCTCCCTACAAATGGACTCCCTGAA TTCATGGACTATGAAGATTTGGTGGAACTGGATCCTGAAAAATCCTTTTTTCCTACTGAAAATAGAAGATATCAG AGAAGCATATTTAATGATCATGAATTGGATGAAGTAATG GAAAATGTTGATGACCAAATAACTCTTTACAGTTATAAAGTTCGATCTACTGTTACATCCCGAGTGGCCAACACTGTTGTCCAAAGCAAAGTGGTGAATAATTCTCCAGATCCACAGAATGTAGAGTTAGAAGTTCAGATACCCAAAGGAGCCTTTGTTACCAACTTCTCCATGTGA